In a single window of the Sphingobium cloacae genome:
- a CDS encoding type II toxin-antitoxin system RelE/ParE family toxin — protein MGSGTAQRIELVFYQTDAGNVPVRDWLLGLPEANRREIGQDLQRVQFRWPVGMPLVRPMGKGLFEVRTSLPDGTIARVLFCFHQGELYALHGFIKKSQTTPAADLELARKRQKEVENG, from the coding sequence ATGGGATCGGGGACCGCACAACGCATCGAGCTGGTGTTCTACCAGACCGATGCAGGCAATGTCCCCGTTCGCGACTGGCTACTCGGTCTCCCTGAAGCCAATCGCCGCGAGATTGGCCAGGACTTACAGCGGGTCCAGTTCCGCTGGCCGGTTGGCATGCCGCTGGTTCGCCCTATGGGAAAGGGGCTGTTCGAAGTGCGTACATCCCTGCCTGACGGAACGATCGCGCGTGTGCTGTTCTGTTTCCACCAAGGCGAACTCTACGCGCTGCATGGATTTATCAAGAAGTCACAGACGACGCCAGCCGCAGATTTGGAATTGGCACGCAAGCGCCAGAAAGAGGTTGAAAATGGCTGA